In Vicia villosa cultivar HV-30 ecotype Madison, WI unplaced genomic scaffold, Vvil1.0 ctg.000775F_1_1, whole genome shotgun sequence, a single genomic region encodes these proteins:
- the LOC131631119 gene encoding alpha carbonic anhydrase 1, chloroplastic-like → MALHFYLSILSFAALALCSSADYSSVNFSYIGPNGPDKWGSLSPAYAACSNGKIQSPVDLVYSDIVLNNQLESLDRNYVPTNATLVNNQFNIGVHFEGKVGDIHINGKNYSLKQLHWHAPAEHRAHGRIHDAELHLVHLTEDNNNIAVVASLYNLGDPDPLISKIEDKLKELKNQSRTGNKNAKIALGTFDVEEINKKIHRYYRYVGSLTTPPCTQGVIWNIVGKVRTLSKKQLELLKAPLSVDFFHNARPLQPLNGRKIEMYHYHPNQKHETQTP, encoded by the exons ATGGCTTTGCATTTTTACCTCTCAATTCTTTCTTTTGCAGCTTTGGCTCTTTGCAGTTCAGCAGATTACA GTTCTGTTAATTTTAGTTATATTGGTCCAAATGGTCCTGACAAATGGGGAAGTTTGAGTCCAGCTTATGCAGCATGTTCAAATGGGAAAATTCAGAGTCCTGTGGATCTTGTGTACTCAGATATTGTTTTGAACAATCAATTGGAATCATTAGATAGAAACTATGTTCCAACAAATGCTACACTGGTTAACAACCAATTCAATATTGGG GTGCATTTTGAAGGAAAAGTGGGAGATATTCATATTAATGGAAAAAATTACTCATTAAAACAACTTCACTGGCATGCTCCTGCAGAGCACCGGGCTCATGGCCGTAT ACATGATGCAGAGCTCCACTTAGTTCACCTAACTGAAGACAACAACAACATAGCAGTTGTAGCATCACTCTACAATTTGGGTGATCCTGATCCTCTTATCTCCAAG ATTGAGGACAAGTTGAAGGAGCTAAAAAATCAGAGCCGTACAGGaaacaaaaatgccaaaattgccCTTGGCACATTTGATGtagaagaaataaataaaaagatccATAGATATTATAGATATGTTGGATCTCTTACTACACCTCCATGCACACAAGGTGTCATTTGGAACATCGTCGGAAAG GTGAGAACATTGTCCAAGAAACAACTTGAACTTCTAAAGGCACCATTGAGTGTGGATTTTTTCCATAATGCAAGGCCACTTCAACCATTGAATGGTCGAAAAATTGAGATGTATCACTATCACCCTAACCAAAAGCATGAGACTCAAACACCTTGA